ACTGTAAATGACGAGTCCCCCTCCACTCACAGTCCTACacatttttttagttttaacatttttgaattgttcatttgaaaacagtCAGCATGGTTATCACATTTGTCCGTTGGGTTTTCCCTGTGATTCGTCCGATCCGTCCGACAGGTGGGCGGCCTCCATGTAATCATCCAGCGTCCGGTCGTCCTCTGTCATGTGATCGATCTGATCCATCTGATCTGACCGTTTCTTGAGTTTGGTGATGAACTCGTTACTCGCCAGCGCTCCTTCCTTTTTGGGACACACTGGTTTGGATGACAGGCGTTGCCCCAAACactctacaaaaacaaaatggatgaGGTATAATTTATTGTTGTTATCTTCATGTATACCACATTTCTATCCTGGcctatttttttgtgttgaaaaaTTGTGATACCAAACTCATTCTTTGGATGATTAAATGTAATCTATTATATCCCCTGGAGCAGAGTAGAGATTCTTGCTCCTTGATATCTCACTAGGTTGCATATAGTTTTTAATATCACATTGTTGTGTGACCTGAACACAACAGACAAAGAGAATACTGCACCTCCAGGAGCGATGGGCGTCATCAGGCGGTTCAGCTGGACGTTCCAGTGCCGCACATGTTGAGTGGCGTTCCTCAGCTTCTCCTGAACCTCCTGGAGTGAGAGGATGAGTAGAAACTGGTAGTTAGGGTTGGTGTTGTATTGAAAATGAGGCTCACCGAGCTGATCCAAACACATTTCGCACCTCGAGGCGCTGGTGGCTCCTCTGGCGAGACGCCTGCAGATCCTGGAGCTCCTGCGAGGCTGAGTAAAGGGCCGAGGGggtctcctcctccgtcctaACGTCGGAGGCCTCCTCTATGGGGCTGACGCCCTGCTGcgccctctgctgctcctgcaggagCTGGCACTGCcgcttcttttcctcctcagcctccagcAACCTACAGAAAAGAGGAAGGTTGCTGAAAACACCAAAAAACATCTTGGTTCAGAGCAGAAGTTTAGAGACATGAGGCCAAGAGACTACGAGAGGTGACTGAGACATATGCATGGAAAGGTAGTGATTGTGATCTTTgttctctgaaatgtttttgtgtgtgtttctcacctctccagctcctgtcggaccctctcctcctccagccgaGCCTGGATCTCCACGTTGAGCGCTGCCTCCAATTTCTCCTGCGTCAACTCCAGCTCCTGaattcttttcttctgctgctcagcctccttttccttctcctgcatCTCCGCCTGCATGCTGTCTCTCAactggacccacacacacacacacacacacacatacgcaacAACAGCTGAGTGGAAAGAACTGTCCTATTCCTGATTCACCTCTTCCAGGAATCCTGTAACCTTTTCTAAAAGCACTAAAAATCACTGAGGGTTGAATCTGAATTTTATAATGCCAGTCTTAATGCTGTTTTCAGAGAACTGAGAGATTGGGATGGACGCTAAATCCCATTTCTGAAAAATAGCAAATACATGTTGTCATCTTtctaacttttgtttttttaccatcTCAGCCTCTTTCAGTTgcctctccagctccatctgcacctccctctgtctcctcctttctttctcctccgcCTCCCTTCGCTTGCTCTCCAGTTCCCGTGCATGCTGCGAACACAGATGGTATAATGCCATAATTATAATTATGGCATTATTGACCCTGTGATTCCATTATCGACCCCGTTCCCCTCTCACCTGGATGATGCTTTCGATCTCCAGatcctgtttgtctttctctttctccattctctccatctcctggATGTTGGAGTCGTCCGattggctgctgcagctgctgcgggCGCTCCGGCTGCGCTCCCGCTGGCTGTGGTCTCGCTGGACCCGTCGCTTCAGCTTGAGCTCGTGGTGAAGGGAGGACTTGCCCTCGCCCTGGAGACGGAGGGCTGTCTGAATGGCTggagaggtcacacacacacacacatggcctTTAATATTGTATAatgcacaaaaatgtaattatccaACATAACTTAAACTGATCTAAGAGGCCACTCCAAGGACGCCCAAATAACTCAACCTCCCCTGcatgtctcctctgctctctctccccctttcacACTTAAAGCCGgacaaaatatatacacataataTATACACATTCAGCCTGGTTCCACAACTCGTTttataaggattttctgaatCCTCAATGGGGGGAAATTAAtgggaaaaacaacaagcaaAACCCAGCAGCGGCCACACACATTATAATCAGAGTAGTTAAAAGGTGACCTTGTCCTCGTGTTTCTACTCAGACGCAACAACTCACCCTGAGTCCACTCCACTTTCTTCCTCTGGTCGGACGCACTCATCTCAAAAGTTTTATTGTGGGTTTTCACACAGAACAGACAGCGTTTCCCCTCCCTGTCTGCAAGAGTCtggaacagagaggagacatgggAGAAAACatcttgagctgctttcagacattcaccgAAGTCCTGATTATTCTTGAAATATTCCGGaggggctgtacgtgagaaAGCAAAGACTTTCGTTGAACACGTCCACAATGCACCTCCTCACCAACCTCTATGATACAGCTTTTATCCAGCTGGATTTCTCCTCTCTTGTCTTTCAGGTCCTCGCTGACGTAGTACGCCATGGAGAACGGCTTCAGCACAAACCAACGCTCCGTCCAGTTCCGACGCTTGTGCCCCTTTTTCCACATATAACCCTGAAAACAACATtggtcaggatgaaaaagacaaagagaacttatagtaaaaaaaacacgatCATAAATACCCACCCTCTTCAGGACGTTGTGATA
The sequence above is a segment of the Hippoglossus stenolepis isolate QCI-W04-F060 chromosome 22, HSTE1.2, whole genome shotgun sequence genome. Coding sequences within it:
- the def6c gene encoding differentially expressed in FDCP 6 homolog, with amino-acid sequence MDLKSELLKSIWYAFTSLDVEKCGKVSKSQLKVLSHNLYTVLNIPHDPVALEEHFQDDDDGPVSNHGYMPYLNKYILDKVKEGMFDKEKFDDLCWMMTMKKNFRGIPQGALLSERDCFKLFCLFNLLSEDRYPLMMIPEEVEYLLKKISTAMSEEWDGKLMEDLISQDATLLEEGMSVWTFLERMIAGQLLRVTSAEAFSLALHEVFLEMYHNVLKRGYMWKKGHKRRNWTERWFVLKPFSMAYYVSEDLKDKRGEIQLDKSCIIETLADREGKRCLFCVKTHNKTFEMSASDQRKKVEWTQAIQTALRLQGEGKSSLHHELKLKRRVQRDHSQRERSRSARSSCSSQSDDSNIQEMERMEKEKDKQDLEIESIIQHARELESKRREAEEKERRRQREVQMELERQLKEAEMLRDSMQAEMQEKEKEAEQQKKRIQELELTQEKLEAALNVEIQARLEEERVRQELERLLEAEEEKKRQCQLLQEQQRAQQGVSPIEEASDVRTEEETPSALYSASQELQDLQASRQRSHQRLEEVQEKLRNATQHVRHWNVQLNRLMTPIAPGECLGQRLSSKPVCPKKEGALASNEFITKLKKRSDQMDQIDHMTEDDRTLDDYMEAAHLSDGSDESQGKPNGQM